A single Theropithecus gelada isolate Dixy chromosome 7b, Tgel_1.0, whole genome shotgun sequence DNA region contains:
- the LOC112628304 gene encoding LOW QUALITY PROTEIN: ribonuclease 8-like (The sequence of the model RefSeq protein was modified relative to this genomic sequence to represent the inferred CDS: inserted 1 base in 1 codon), translated as MKFLEGLARLPQDDLFIHLPPLSVPLSPLGEMASARAGCCPLLLLLLLGLWVAEIPVSAKSKDVTSSQWFKTQHVQPSPEAFYSAXSKYTEWCKDLNTFLHEPFSGVATTCQTPNIACKNRHKNCHQSSRPVSLTMCELTSGRYPNCRYKEKHLNAPYIVACDPPQQGDPGYPLVPVHLDKVV; from the exons ATGAAATTCTTAGAAGGACTAGCAAGGCTCCCCCAAGATGACCTATTCATCCACCTACCTCCCCTCTCTGTTCCACTGTCTCCCTTAGGAGAGATGGCATCGGCCAGAGCAGGATGCTGccccttgctgctgctgctgcttctggggCTGTGGGTGGCAGAGATCCCAGTCAGTGCCAAGTCCAAGGACGTGACCTCATCTCAGTGGTTTAAAACTCAGCATGTGCAGCCCAGCCCTGAAGCATTCTACTCAG TCAGTAAGTACACAGAATGGTGCAAAGACCTCAACACCTTCCTGCATGAGCCCTTCTCCGGTGTGGCCACCACCTGCCAGACCCCCAACATAGCCTGCAAGAATCGCCATAAAAACTGCCACCAGAGCAGCAGGCCTGTGTCCCTGACCATGTGTGAGCTCACTTCAGGGAGGTACCCAAACTGCAGGTACAAAGAGAAACACCTGAACGCACCTTACATAGTGGCCTGTGACCCTCCACAACAGGGTGACCCAGGGTACCCACTTGTTCCTGTGCACTTGGATAAAGTTGTCTAA